The following is a genomic window from Plasmodium yoelii strain 17X genome assembly, chromosome: 12.
AAATAAATTCTCATTCCCCCACCTTCCATTTCCCTTTATAACATcatgatttaaatttaaGCTTTCTCTTGTATATTTTGgcaatttaatattattttttttttttttttttaagtatgaAATGGCATTTAACTCACTATATATGCTGGGGCACCACAAACCCTAAACAACAAAATGTTGATAAATAAATCgtcaaatataaaatgtgtgTATCGACTATTTtaagtatgtatatatatatatatggagaaaataaatataagtatGTATACAATTTactaaattaataaaaagaataattttttaacttACTTGAATAGTTCGTCTATTTGAATAAACTTTTGGACCTccatgttttaaaaaatctgTATTTCCAGCACTGTCTTTATATAAGTTGATAATATCAACAATATGTTTCGATTTAATAtcttttaatgatatttcaTATCtactattatttatatattcaaatgTAGCTAGTGGCTCTTCATATTGTTCATGATGAatttcaaaatttaaatgtttattttcttctttgtAATCTGGTAAAATAAATCTCAAAAAAAATCTTACATTTCTACTGCTATGCCCTGTTTCACTATATCTtagtaaaattttttttaattgataCACACCATTTGAGCACATGGTTTTgttagcaaaaaaaaaaaaaaaaaaaacagtcACAATGTTTTTACCCTACtcatatatgtgtgtgtatatatcccaatatatttatatataattcctACATTTTACATatctataaatatgtatatattcataCATATTACATGTAAAATTTATTGATATAATCAGGGAATACAATCATGTGCTCTCTTTTCAAACACTTACTATTTAttgttcatttatttaaacaTGTAACATTTTTAGCAaagtaaataaaattaattaaaattaacgaaaaaatatatcttcaaaaaaaagcaaaaaatacatataatataattaataattcattttgttttcCCCAAAATGacgaatttttaaaataaaatatcgaaataaatgtatattaaaaatgtataaatatgtatatgtacaTGTACAAATAGTGTAACTatgttttctttttattccaatttttttattttttttcattaaaccTTTGAACAATTAACTCCATTACTTTGTTTATATACTAtcttgcaaaaaaaaaatcaaaataagcTTACACTTTTAATATACCCTAAAAAAATACGCCAAAAGGAAAGCTATATTTTTGAATTGGTATTTTATCAAAGCCATAACAAAAcaatttctatatatttataaataaccaccatttattattatcacgttgttttatttattatccTTTTTCattaacttttatatatttattcggTCAAAACATAAAACATTTTACAAGTTATGAGAAAAATGCAATATATCGAAtaattttatcaattttatcaattttatcaattttatcaattttttcttattttttcttgTTCTTATTTTTGCAAAAAGAAAAACttcgaattatatataaaaataaaagcatATTAAATAAACTGTATGATTACAAATTCTGcagaatttttatattattatttatttagcCCATAACGTCTTTTCCCATAAATTTTATCAGCTCATAAactgaaataaatattttcaattttaatagtatttcctttttttttactaaatatttttttttgtcttttaaaTGGAAGAGTGTGAAACCTTCGAAGAGCTAATACAATTATTTGGGGATTTAAAAAGG
Proteins encoded in this region:
- a CDS encoding ribosomal protein L43, mitochondrial, putative, with translation MCSNGVYQLKKILLRYSETGHSSRNVRFFLRFILPDYKEENKHLNFEIHHEQYEEPLATFEYINNSRYEISLKDIKSKHIVDIINLYKDSAGNTDFLKHGGPKVYSNRRTIQGLWCPSIYSELNAISYLKKKKKNNIKLPKYTRESLNLNHDVIKGNGRWGNENLFPKGFDQKYLKNIFCFPFEDSLTKKGEPTSTADTKEPHINSFYKFYKA